A stretch of DNA from Poecile atricapillus isolate bPoeAtr1 chromosome 28, bPoeAtr1.hap1, whole genome shotgun sequence:
GGTGAGGAGCCGGggctgtgggagctgccagccccgAGCGCCCACCCACCAGGCAGCCTAGCCTCCTATAATTAAATACTATCAACAATTgcatattaattaatttaatatccATTACTATTAATTAACAGGGTAATTAAATCCTTCCCGTAATTAACGCACCACCCAGCAGAGAGGtctggctgcagagccctggtggAGCCAAGGGAAAGGAGCTGCACAGGGAGCAAGGATGGAGCCCCCGGAGCCCTCGGGGGACACAACCGGAGGGGCCACACGGAGGAGGGAAAAGTGATTCCTCAAAGCAAGGCCCTCACACgacatttatttgtattttattataaaaaaatacagaatccAAATGGGGGGCGAGAGATCCGGTTACCATCAGCACGACGTCGAGGACGAGAGCGGAAATGTGGAAGGACGGAGCGAGGGAGCAGCACGGGCTGGGGGGACAGCGCCGAGGGCAGGgggggctgctccaggggacCCCCAGCCCTCCCCCAGCACCGCCTCCGTCCTTCCACTCTCCCACAGTCGCTGTACACaatatagatatttatatatataatctatatatatataaaacacagACCGAAGGCCAGGCGGGTGCTGCCGGCTCCGTGTCAGAGCCCGGCGGGTGCCCCCCGCATCCCCCCCCCCATAAACACAATGCTTTTGTCACCTTCGGGAACCACGACCTGGTCTGGAcacacgggacagggacagggacggcAGGGAATGcgattttgtttttgttttgtttttttaattacgatttttaattttttttttaatttttttttgtcattttcttttttttgtaattttttttccggtgttttgtggttttttgtttgtttgtttgtttgttttttttggatGGTCGAGATGAGCTTATTGCAAGATTCCAGCTTCCTagtctaaaaaataaaaataaaataaaaataagataaacCCTTCCATAAAATCCATTCTCAAcaatacataaaaaaaaccgCTCACAGTATAGCGCTTTATGTACAGGGACGGAGCCGGGATCCGCTCGGAATGGGGCGGCTCCGGGCAGGTCTGAGCCCATCTCCAGCGTCCCCCGGGACCACCGACCCCCCTGGGAACTGGGGGGGTTCTGCAGGATGGGCACAAGACCCCCCCAAGGTGGGACAGCCCCAGATTTAAGGCGAGGAGGGGTCAGACCCCGGGGCTGCGGGGTGACCCCTCCCTGGGGATCTGCCACCCCTGGGGTCAGGGCCAACCTCGGGtcgggggtttggggtggggggggttcACTAATTAACgcaaaggaaaagggaaaaatccccaagCCCAGCCCTGGAATGTCGGGGGACAATGGGGGAGCACCAGGAAGGTCCCACACGTGGCCGCCGGCCCCTCCATGGGGGCTCCTGTACCCCAAAGGCATCGGGGGGACACGGAGCAGGGTGGAGGAGGAAAATCCACGGCACAAACACACACCCCAACGCCCTCAGAGCGATGGGCACGGCTGGGCGAGCCCGGCCTGCCGGCTCCCAGCGCCCGGCGGTGCTCCCCGTGCCATTCCCGGCCTTCCCAGTGCCGGCCATTCGCAGCGCCAGCCCTTCCCAGCGCTCCCAGTTCCGCTCGTCCTCAGCACCAGCCGTTCCCGGTGCTCCCCGTGCCGGTGGCCACTCGGTGCTCCCGGTGCTGGCCGGTCCTGCTGCTCCCGTGCCAGGCGTCCCTGGTGCTCTCCACGCTGGCCACTGCTTGCTCGCCCAGTGCCGGCCGTCCTCGGTGGCCACGCATCCCCCGTGCTCTCCAGGCCGgtcatcccagtgctccctgtCTCTGCTGACcattcctggtgtccccatgccggccatcccagtgctccctgtCTCTGCTGACcattcctggtgtccccatgccggccatcccggtgtccccatgccgggtgtccccagtgctctCCTTGGCTGCATCCAGTTTCCTCTGCTGCTCACGGAGCCAGCCCGGTGTCCCACGGGGACGGTGGTGGCGTCTGTGACACGAGCGGAGGGGACAGGGTGAACCCCCGAGCGctcagagggggctgtgtccgTCCAGGCCCCCCGTGCCTGGGGCAGGGGGTGGCCGAGGGTGGCGGGTCCGGCTCCGTGACGTCCTGGGAAGGAGTCCGTGCCCACGGAGCCGCTGGCACCATCGCTGTGtccgggggtcccggtggcTCTGCCCGcggtggggacagtgggggcTCAGCAGGGACCTGAGCCCGGCCCGTGCAGGTCAGTCTGGCACCAAGGGGGACCCGACGGgaacaacaaataaaaataaaaatattttttctttttttttaaaaaaaaccaacaaaacaaaacaagaagaaaaaaaaaacaaaggaaaaagaaaaaacaaaaaccaaaaaagccagACGGACGAGGACTCTGTATTTGGTCTAGAAATGTAAAAAGCAACGCCCCGCCGGGACAGCCcgagctgcagggcagggatggaaatCGGGATCCATCCCCGGGAACAGCCGGGCACCGCTCCCGGCGGGACGGCCGTGCCACGGCGGGGACTTCAGGCGGCGACAAGATCCTCGCTGGCAGCACCGACCCTCCCCGGGCACCACCCGGGGCTTGCGGGATCCGGGCCCGGGCCGCTCCCGTCGGTGTCGGTGCTACGAGACCAGGAGCGTCCAGACGAGCGGCACCACCGCCAGCGCTGCCGGCGGCAccctgaggctgcagcaggagttGTTGCTGGTGAAAATGGGCTCCGGGGATTCGTAGAGGGAATCGTCTGCGGAAAAGGAAGGGACAGAGGGAGGGTGAGCCGGGGGATGGCTGCGGGCCGGGATGGAACGGGAGGCGATGCTCGGCACCCCGGGGTTGAGAGGTGGCAGCGCTGGGGAGGTGATGAGCTGGGCACAGagccctccccaaatcccagcttccccaaatcccagcctccccaaatcccagcttccccaaatcccagcttccccaaaccccagcttccccaaattccagcctccccaaatcccagcctcCCCAAAAGCGCAGCTGCCACCCCCGGGACCCGACACGGGGACAGCCGAGCGTGGCTGTGGCCACCGGGATGGGCAGCGTGGCGATGCCGAGGGCGCTCCGGTTCCTGCCCTGTGCCCGGGGCTCCGCAGCCTCGTggccctgccctgggccaggTGACATTGTCCGGGGTCACACCGGGATGGAGCCGCTCGGGACAGGGTCACACCCTGCCCACAgcctgggggtcccgggagggcAGCCCGGAGCAGATggggacacaccgggacacACCGGGATACACCAGGGAcggacaggtgacacacagggacacacgggggacacacggggaaCACACGGGGAACACACGGGGGAACacggggacacacggggacacaccggggacacacggggacacaccgggacacaccgggacacacggggacacaccgggacacACTGGGACATACAGGGGATGCACCGGGACACAccggggacacacgggggacacacgggaacacaccgggacacaccgggacacaccgggatacacggggacacacggggacacacggggacacaccgggacacaccagggacagacaggtgacacagagggacacacggggacacaccgggacacacggggacacacCGGGATACacgggggacacacggacacacgggggacacatgagggacacacgggggacacacggggacacaccgggacacACCGGGATACACggggacacaccgggacactcggggacacaccggggacacaccgggacacaccggggacacaccgggacactcggggacacaccggggacacatggggacacaccgggacacAGCGGGACACAccggggacacacggggacacaccgggacactcggggacacaccgggacacaccgggacaCACCGGGGACACAccggggacacacggggacacaccgggacacaccagggacagacaggtgacacacagggacacacgggggacacacggggacacaccgggacacacggacacacacggGACCCCACGTGGCCCCTCCCCCGGCTCAGCTCTCTCCAGTTTGTCACCGGATTTTGGATTTTTACGGAGCTGGCggcaggaaaagcagagtcAGCTCCCGCCTGgtcccccccggccccccaatCCCAGCGCGTCCCTCGTGCCCGGGAGAAGCTTCCAGACCCATCCCAGGGCCAGACCCAGTCAAGGGGTgccccctcagggaccccccaggccCAGCCtctctcccccttcccttcctctccacAAGACGGAACAAAATCCCGATATTattaaaacactaaaaaataatATCGGGAGATTTCCCCGCCCAGCCCAACCCCGAACGGAACGTGATGAGTTTTTACAGATGGCTCCGTTCTGCTGGGTTTTATTTGAAAGCCACCAAAGGAAGGGAGGCGAGAGCCATCGGTTACCCGGTGACATTCCGCTGTCCCCGGGGAGAGCCGCTGCCATTTGCTAATTACACGttaacagcagaagaaaattattaatttgtttttttaaatggctgATTTATGCGAGTCAGAAAAGTAGCCACCGAGCAGGgatgattatttttattctgtttttttttttttttaaatccctctctctctgtctgGACAGTGCTGAGgggccctgtccccatccctgtcaccATCCAAAGGCCACCACTTGTCCCCAAGCCTGGTAGgacctggggacccccccagggatcccccaaAGCTCTCACTTACTTGTTGGCCGAACATAAACCTTCAGCTTCAGGCAGGGCCTGTCCACCGTGTTCGGGGGGGACGCggctgcaggaggaaaaggggacaaagggggtgggttttggggacagCCAAAAACGAGGGTCAAGGCactcaataaaaataataaacattgttaaaataataaacattgggggaaagggaggaatCACAGTAGTTATTGGAGTGATACTTCCTCTCaggatgggaaaatgggattattttatatatatatatatatatatatatatataaagagctaattttattttatatatataaaaagagatttaattttaatttaattttctttttttttttaattaaagcaggtgggggttttttcccttttcttttctgttttggcATTTCAACCAatgggggggaagaagaaggtgCTGAGCAGAGGAGGACCATGAGCATCCCAACTCCTCCATCCCaactccatccctgctccatcccagctccatccccgcCCCATCCCAACTCCATCCcaactccatcccagctccatccctgttccatcccagctccatcccaacTCCATCCCAACTCCATCCcaactccatcccagctccatcccaacTCCATCCCAACTCCATCCCAACTCCATCCCAACTCCATCCcaactccatcccagctccatccctgttccatcccagctccatcccaacTCCATCCcaactccatcccagctccatccctgctccatcccagctccatccctgctccatcccaacTCCATCCTGGTTCCATCCCaactccatccctgctccatcccagctccatccctgctccatcccagctccatccctgctccatcccaactccatcccagctccatcccggctccatccccggcCCCATCCCcggctccatccctgctccatcccagctccatccctgctccatcccagctccatccctgctccatcccaactccatcccagctccatcccggctccatcccggctccatccccggctccatccctgctccatcccagctccatccctgctccatcccagctccatccctgctccatcccaactccatcccagctccatccctgctccatcctcggctccatccctgctccatccctgctccatcccaacTCCATCCTGGTTCCATCCCaactccatccctgctccatccctgctccatccctgctccatcccaactccatcccagctccatccctgctccatccctgctccatcccaactccatcccagctccatcccaacTCCATCCCaactccatccctgctccatccctgctccatcccaactccatccctgctccatccctgctccatcccaacTCCTCCAGGGCTGTTGCCATCCTTCCATGGGGATGGGCTTTATTTACCCtcccattttcctttttgaagcTGCACCCAACAGGGGGAAGGAGAAAGTGCTGAGCTGAGCAGCACCACGGgcatcccacagaatcccatcCCACGGAATtcaatcccacagaatcccatcCCACGGAATtcaatcccacagaatcccatcccacagaatcccatcCCACGGAATtcaatcccacagaatcccatcCCACGGAATtcaatcccacagaatcccatcCTACAAAatcctgtcccatcccaccccacagaatcccatcccacagaattccatcCCACAGAATCACATCCCATAGCCTCCCAACACACagaatcccatcccatggaaTCGCATCCCATGGAATTGCATCCCACGGAATCGCATCCCACAGAATCCAATCCCACCCCACAGAATCTCATCCCACGGAATCCCAACCCACAGAATCCCATCCTACAGAATAtcatcccacagaatcccatcccacaaaatcccaccccacagAATCCCATCCCACGGAATCCCATCTCATGGAATTGCATCCCATGGAATCGCATCCCACAGAATCCAATCTCACCCCACAGAATCTCATCCCACGGAATCCCAACCCataaaatcccatcccatcacaccccacagaatcccatcccatcccacagaatcccatcccatcccacagaatcccatcccaccccacagaatcccatcccatcccacagaatcccatcccacagaatcccatcccacagaatcccatcCTACAGAATAtcatcccacagaatcccaccCCACAGGATCCCACCCCACAGAATCCCACCCCACagaatcccatcccatcccacagaatcccatcccacagaatcccatcccacagaatcccatcCTACAGAATAtcatcccacagaatcccaccccacagaatcccaccccacagaatcccatcccatggaaTCGCATCCCATGGAATTgcatcccacagaatcccaccccacagaatcccaccccacagaatcccatcccatcccacagaatcccatcccacagaatcccagccCACAGAATCCCACCCCACagaatcccatcccatggaaTCGCATCCCATGGAATTGCATCCCATGGAATTgcatcccacagaatcccaccccacagaatcccatcccacagaatcccaccccacagaatcccatcccacagaattccatcccatcccacagaatcccaccccacagaatcccatcccatcctgctgcatcccatctccatccccagggCCAGCCCGTGCCCTTGACCCTCTCCAGAGGCACGAGCGTGTCCCGGTGCCGGCGGGTTAATGGATTCCAATCCGTGGGCTCGAGGAGGaggtaatttcttttctttcatgtcTGCTAAATACGGTTCCTCAAAGAGGCATAATTTCTAATGTTCCGCATGACGGGAATTCTAACCGGGTTAGCAATGATCAGCTTCCCATTTACTCCTGTGTAATCTCTCCCTAAcgacattaaaaaataaaaaaataaaataaaataaaataaaatacaagagGGGAGGGCCGGtggggggaaagagagagagagagagagttgTGGCCGCAGTTATTGCGCCGGTGACATTTTACGGGGGGGGGaagagagaggggggaaatggTAATTTAATATAGATAAAAGGAACAAATTAAGTGGGCTGAAAACAGCTGCTTtaggaaaaagaggaggaatgATAAGGTGGAGGAGCAGGGCCCTGGCTCTGGGGTCGGGGTCGTGCTgcctggtttgggtttgggttttaccccagcacctgctcccagcactgctggattATTTTTCCAGTGGGTTCCACTCACCCTCCTGCCCCTGCGGATGCTCTGGAGCTGGAAATTCCCTGCCAGggccctgcaggcagcagcagcttcctccAGAGCAGGCCAGGGGGTTCAGGGGTCAGGTTTGGGTGAGAAAGGGAGCTCAGACTTGGGAGAGCACAGGGATACACGGGAGAGCATGGGAATCACATGGGAGAGCATGGAATTACATGGGAGAGCACAGGGATACATGGGAGAACATGGAATTACATGGGAGAACATGGAATTACATGGGAGAGCACAGGAATCACATGGGAGAACATGGAATTATATGGGAGAGCACAGGAATTACATGGGAGAGCACAGGGATACATGGGAGAGCACAGGAATTACATGGGAGAGCACAGGAATCACATGGGAGAACATGGAATTACATGGGAGAGCACAGGGATACATGGGAGAGCACAGGAATTACCCGGGAGAGCATGGAATTATATGAGAGAGCACAGAAATACATGGGAGAACATGGGAATCACATGGGAGAGCATGGGAATTACACAAGAGCATGGAAATACATAGGAGAGCATGGGAATCACATGGGAGAACATAGGAATTCCATGTGAGAGCATGGAAATATAAATGAGAGGATGGGAATTACACACAAGAGCACAGGAATTACATGGGAGAGGACAGGAATTACATGGGAGAGGACAGGAATTACACAAGAGCATGGAAATACATAGGAGAATGTGGGAATAGATGGGAGAGGATAGGAATTCCATGTGAGAGCATGGAAATATAAGTGAGAGGATGGGAATCACATGGGAGAGGACAGGAATTACATGGGAGAGGACAGGAATTACATGGGAGAGGACAGGAATTACATGGGAGAGCACAGGAATTACATGGGAGAGCACAGAAATACATAGGAGAATGTGGGAATAGATGGGAGAGGATAGGAATTCCATGTGAGAGCATGGGAATACAAGTGAGAGGATGGGAATCACATGGGagagcacagaaatatttttgagagCACAGGAATACACAGGAGATCCTGGGAACGCTGgggccattcccagtgccattcccactGGGATGAGACCAGTCAGTGCCTCTGGAGAGTGCCTTGGTCACTCTTCATGCCCAAACAAAAGTTTCCACGGGATGTTTGCCCTGAGCTGGAAACCCTGCGGGTTTGGGATGAATCCGCAACATTTTGAGCCAAAACTTCCGGCCAAAATTTTTAGCTCAAAAACCCAGCCACCAGCACACCCCTGGGACACTCCCACCCCATGCCCAGCACCACTCACAGATGTAGTAGTACTCGTGGCCGGGTCGGAACTCGAAGCCCAGCGAGAAGGGCGTGAAGAGCTGGAACTTCTCGGAGAACTTGAGGGGCCCGTTGGGGGAGTCGGGGCGGTTGCACTCCCAGCGCTTGAAGCCGCGCTGCCGGTGGTCGCAGGACGCGTGGCCCTCGTAGTTGACCATGTAGAGGATGTACCTCTCCATCCGCTCCGGCAGCGGCTCCTCGTAGTGCGGGCAGTAGATGTCCAGGTAGTCGTTGATGCTCACCTCCACCGTGTAGTCCCCGCGGTGGAACCTGAGGAGAAGTTGGGTCAGAGGGTCAGCAACTCACCCTCGTTAGCATTGGGGGAACacacaatcacagaatgatgattatcatcatcatcatcatcatcatcatcatcatcatcatcatcatcatcaatatgaaggtgctttatttggGTGTCAGGGGtgcacagacccaaatctgacccccCTTGCTTTTGAGTTGAAGGTGGTTTTATACTCCATCGTTATAGAACTTTCatgttaattattaaacttacattgttctattgtagatgcattgattttacccaagcgtggatttcttgtgatccccccaaacccctaacatagtttttcattattctttaaacaataattaatCACATCTAGCATttatatcatttatcatatactgactacacaggtgcagttttaCATGATCtcagcaagcacaaggcctaacatttcccagggcctacttttaacacttttcccagggcttaccaagcctaactttctttctaactccccaaattttctatgattttaaaatcttttactttCACAGGCACTCTGGGGTCAGGGAactgggttggaaggcacctcaGAGCTCATCCAGCCCTTATGGATGTTCTGTTTCTGTGCCCTGCTTGGTgtcctgggctggagctgggccaaAGCCGCTCTTTTTGGGATTGAAGAGGTTCTTGTTTTGTGGGAATGAGCCAAGGAGAACCATTCCCAGGAGATGGAGTGCTGCCTCCAGCTGATCCTGGACTATCAGATGTGAGTAAAGAGGTGCAGGCGACCACAGGACCGtggaatcccaggatggtttgggtgggaaggacctcaaagcccatccagtcccccctgccatgggcagggaccctcttccaccatcccagggtgctccaaaccctgtccagcctggccttggaaactcccagggatgggggaaCCACGGTTTCTCTGGCCACCCTTCCCCAGGGCCTCACCTCTCCATCATCCAAGGCTTGatccaaccccaaaatccccattaaCCTCTCCAGATTAATCCACATCCTCTGTTTCGTGCCAACAAACCGGCGCCATTTGGTAAGAAATCACACAGAAATGATTATTCCCACATCCCCACAGCTCAGCGCCGCAATCCCGGTGTCATTGGTGTTCTTGGCACCAATTATCTGAGAGATTAAGGGATTAGCAGCACTGGAGAGCTCGTGGCACGTGCCAACAACCCCCCTCCAGCTCCTGGGGGCTGCCCCTgtgaccccctccccaaattccagacccCCCCTGGCATCACAGCCGGTGGAGAAATTCAGGGGAAATTCAGCTTCCCCTCCTCGCTGAGCGAGTTTTTCCTCATCAATTTAAGGTCCCCCCCATCAGgaagccccccaaaacctcagcACCCCACATCTCCAGGGCTTGGCCAGCGGATGGAggggccagcacagccctgctgggccgGACAGCGACCACAAACCCCTCAAATTCCCAAATCAGCATCTCGAGGCTCCCTAAAACCCCCCGAGGCTGCGGCAGCTGCTGAGAGTGACCCCAAAAAGGGAAGGGGGGCACGAAAGGAGGAGGtgtggggagaggggggggTCCTGCAGCCCCCCTCCAGCTCATTACCTGCCTCATAAGCTCTCTGATCACACAGCGAACGCGCTAATTAAGGAGCAGGgtttctccctctccttccctctcctttcccgAGCCAGTTGTGCCAACCCTGCCCCTGGCAAGGTAACAttggaaaatgtaaaattaataCAAAGGGCTGGAATTTACTGGGAAACAATTTTCAAACGCGAGgagaacaataaaaaatatttaaagagaaaaccaacaaaaaaaccttcttCTGGCtgccttttatttaaaaaaattatttattttaatgatcGTTACTAAAGCCCAAGAaaaggcgggggggggggggcgccCATGTATCAGGggaataataatgataataataataataataataataataataataataataataataataataataataataataataataataataaattttttgggaaaaactCACTTCAAATTGCTGAATTAAAGCTGATTAATGGCCCAGACAGAGATGGGTGCaagggggctgcagggaggggggTCACCCTCCTtttgggggctgtggggaggggtcacCCTCCTTTGGGTGAGGGGGTCTGTGGGGACCCCCAGCATGGTGCACCCCACTCTGCATGGGGTCCTGGGCtctcccagtgcatcccagtcagagaatggggatggggatgatgcCAGCACCAGAGccatgggattgggatgatGCCACAGGATTGGGATGATGCCACAGGATTGGGATGATGCCACAGGATTGGGGTGATGCCACAGGATTGGGATGATGCCACAGGATTGGGGTGATGCCACAGGATTGGGATGATATCACAGGATTGGGATGATGCCACAGGATTGGGGTGATGCCACAGGATTGGGATGATGCCACAGGATTGGGGTGATGCCACAGGATTGGGATGATATCACAGGATTGGGATGATGCCACAGGATTGGGATGATGCCACAGGATTGGGGTGATGTCACAGGATTGGGATGGTGCCACAGGATTGGGATGATGCCACAGGATTGGGATGATGTCACAGGATTGGGATGATGCCACAGGACTGGGATGATGTCACAGGATTGGGATGATGCCACAGGACTGGGATGATGTCACAGGATTGGGGTGATGCCACAGGATTGGGGTGATGCCACAGGATTGGGATGATGCCGCAGGACTGGGATGATGTCACAGGATTGGGGTGATGCCACAGGATTGGGATGATGCCACAGGATTGGGGTGATGTCACAGGATTGGGATGGTGCCACAGGATTGGGATGATGCCGCAGGACTGGGATGATGTCACAGGATTGGGATGATGTCACAGGACTGGG
This window harbors:
- the EFNA2 gene encoding ephrin-A2 — its product is MVRCGAAALLAALLGVCVWTDETGKVISDRFAVYWNRSNPRFHRGDYTVEVSINDYLDIYCPHYEEPLPERMERYILYMVNYEGHASCDHRQRGFKRWECNRPDSPNGPLKFSEKFQLFTPFSLGFEFRPGHEYYYISASPPNTVDRPCLKLKVYVRPTNDSLYESPEPIFTSNNSCCSLRVPPAALAVVPLVWTLLVS